ACCGCCGGGCCTCATTTCATTCTGGCCCTGCGGCGTCCTGCCGTCGCGGGACGGTTAGCTCAAACGTTAGGCCGCTAGGACAAATGATGCTCACGTACGGGCCACCTGAGCGGGTGTATGCCGAGAACGAGTGGTACGACGGGCCACGCGCTGGCGTCGCTGACGTCAACGGAAGGCCACACCGATTCAAGTCGCTATTTGACGAGGGGGAAGATCAATACCTTGGGACCTTCCTGGTCTGGCCGATAGATCGAGTAGTGGTCGAACTGGAACAGGAGCAGTGGCGCATATTTGCTGCCTGGAATGCACTCTATGAGGCTGGAGAGGCAACAACCGACTCGCACCCTGGTCACGGTGGGAAGAGCGTGCGTTGGGACGAGATCGAGCTCCTCCTCAAATCCAGCAGAACCGAAGTACCGCCGCTTGCTCAACGCGCGCTGGCTGAGCTCGCTCACCTCGATAGCGAGGTCCGCTATCCTCCTTCTGGTCCCGCCTACACGCTAAGTTGGAGGATCTTGTGAGCACCTTCTCATGCACACAGCGGCCTAACCAGTCGCTCGAGCCGACTCGCCTCGGCAGGCCGCCGCTCTCGACCCAGCTTCAACGTTAGAACTTGCAATGAGCACCCCTTGGCCTCGCGCGAGCTACTTCAACGACGGAACGGCGGCAGCTCGTCACGCAATGGAGGACCTCGAGCTGGTCGAGCGAGCAAACTGGCTTGAGCTGTATCGCCGCAAGTCTGACGACTCCTACTGGCGGCTCACAGCCGCTGAGAAATATGAGCAGCGATTTCTCATTCGAATCGAGAACGTTCAAGGATGGTCCTCATTTGATTCGGCTCCATTGGAGCGGCAACTGTTGCTTGAGCGGCGCGGTGGTCTCGGCAAGGAAGCATGCATCACCCAAGGTTGCAGCCAGCCGGTTGTACTGGGCTCAGCCTTCTGTCTGGAACACACCTACGAGAGAGGTGTACGCAAGTGAGTTCTAACCCCTCCGTCAAGGAGACCCGCCCGCCGCAGGTCCCTTATGTTGAACGTCAGAACACAGGCGGCAAATTGACTTCAATCGAACGAGCGCTTCTAGCAATACCCGTCGCATCTGTCCTCGTGGCTTGCTCCACCACCGGCGGATCTCATGAAAGCACTGCAACTATTGGCAAGGTACTAGAGAAGCACGCGGCATCAGCTGCGGCAGTCTCGGGCACATATGTGCAAGGCAGTCATAACCCGCTGCACAGTCTCGTTGCCACCTTGACGGCAGAACCTGCGCACACGATCTATGTGATCCAGACTGCGAACGGCGCAAAGCGCTATGTCCGTGAACGGGTTGCGTTCGACCTCGGCGCCTGCGTCGAAGTGATGACGGCGAAAGAGAGAGTAGGCGAGGAGTCTTGGAAACTCGGTGAGGCGGTGCTACGGGCTTCCAATGCCTGCGGCGCCTAATCTGTGCCCTAACCTGTCGCTCGATCCGCTGGCCCTCGGCGAGCCTCAGGTCTCGGCTCAACGCAATCGCCCGGCCTCGTGAAGACCACAACTTCGAGAGACTCATGTTTGATCACGTCGTATTTGGCGTCAGCGACTACGCGGCAGCTCGGGATTTCTTCATCAAGGCGCTCGAACCGCTGGGTGTAGCTGTTGTCTCGGAGGGACCGCTCGGCGTCGAGCTTTGCCGCCCGAATAGTCAATCCTCTTTGTGCATTCGCCGAGTGGAGGAAAAGGCAACGCATCTCCATTTGGCCTTCACTGCCGAGAATCGCAAGCAGGTCCAAGATTTCTACCGCGCCGCTCTTGAGGCAGGAGGCAAAGACAATGGTGCGCCTGGTCTTCGCCCGCAATACCACGCAAACTACTACGCGGCCTTCGTCACGGGCCCTGACGGGCACAACATCGAGGCGGTTTGCCATGAGCCCGAGGCCTAGCCAATCGCCCGAGCCGACTCAAAGGAGATTGGCATGATCAACCAAGTTTTCCTGACCCTCCCTGTCGCCGACCTCCAGCGATCCGTCGCGTTCTTCAAGGCGCTTGGCTTTGCCCACAACCCGCAGTTCAGCGACGACACGGCAGCATGCATGGTCATCAACGACACGCTGTCTGTCATGTTGGGCACGCATGCAAAGTTTCGCGAGTTCACACCCAAGGCCGTTTGCGACACCAGCCAGGCCGTCGAGGTACTGATCTCGCTCAGCTGCGACAGTCGCGAACGGGTGGATGAGCTGGTCTCGAAGGCGCTTGCTGCGGGCGGCACGACCTACGACAAGCCGGAGGACTTCGGGTTCATGTACACGCACAGCTTCCTGGACCTGGACGGACATGGGTGGGGCTTGCTGCACATGAGCGCACAGCCTGCGCCATAGCGATTTCGATTCCTCGCGCTAGGGCAAATGGTGGGCCGCCGCTCGTAGTTCAGCACAGCTTCAACCTCAGCCCCTACACGCGCCCTTGCGGTGACACCCAATCCTTGAGAATGGAGCGATATGGCCAAGTACCTCATCTCCTTCCCCAGCAAGGCCATGGTCGTTCCGGAAGGCGAGTTGGAAGCGGTTGGCCGCGCCGCGCGCGCCGTGATTGACGAGGCCAAGGCCGCCGGTGTCTACGTCTTCGCCGGCGGGATAGACGAGGCCGTGCCACCGGCGCTCGTCGCGGCGGATGGCAGGGTGGCCGCGGGCGGCTACCCCTGGGCGCCGACGCTGGACGGCGGGTTCACCGTGCTTGAACTGCTGTCGCGCGAGCAAGCCGTGGCGTGGGCCGCGCGCATTGCAAAGGCCTGCCGTTGCGATCAGGAGTTGCGCGTCTTCGGATTCGATCCGCGGTCATGAGGAACCGGGCTGCACGCGTGGGGCGGCTGGCCCTCTGCATTCAAACGTCGGTCGGCACCTAGCTCATTCACGATCCTATGAAAACTCAGTTCTATACGGCATCGAGCCTCGACGGCTTCATCGCAACCGAAGATGACTCGCTAGATTGGCTCTTCCCGCTCGGTGACATCAACGAGACGAGCTATCCGGCCTTCATCGCCGAGGTCGGCGCATTGGCGATGGGCTCCGCAACATACGAATGGATGCTGCGGCACGCGCAGACGGTCGCCGCCGAGACCGGTTCCGCCTGGCCGTACACCCAGCCCACATGGGTCTTCTCAAGCCGAACCCTGCCCTCGATCCCGGGGGCGACGCTGCACTTCGTGCGAGGCAACGTCAGGCCGGTGCATTCGGCCATGCGCGCGGCTGCCGGAGACAAGAATATTTGGATCGTTGGCGGCGGAGATCTCGCTGGCCAGTTCCACGACGCCGGCCTGCTGGATGAAGTCATCGTTCAGATCGGGTCAGTCACCCTGGGCCAAGGCAAGCCGCTGTTCCCGCGTCGCCTTACCAGCCCGCCGCTACGGCTTGATTCGGTCAGGCAGATCGGCACGGGGTTCGCCGAGTTGCGCTATCTCGTCCCCAAGGGTCCGGCCGCAAGTGCCGCTTAGCCCCGCATCGCAAAGCCAAAGCGTCGATCACGCCCGCCGCAGCCACTCCAAACCATCCCTCGGAGACCTCCATGCGCAAGCTCAAGATCATCGAACACATCTCGCTGGACAGCGTGATCCAGCATTCCGCGGATGACGGCGACGGTTTCCCCTACAGCGACTGGACCGCGCCCTACCGCTCCCCGGCGGGCCGGGATGCGATGCTGGCGGCCTATGGCCAGCGTTTCGATTTGCTGCTGGGCCGGCGCACCTACGACATCTGGTCGGGCTTCTGGCCCCAGGCGCCGAGCAGTCCGATGGCCGACGGCCTCAACGCGGCCACCAAATTCGTCGCCACCCATCGCCCGGAAAGCCTGGCCTGGGGCCCGTTCGAGGCCCTGGGGCCGGACATCGTGGATGGTGTGCGCCGCATCAAGGCCCAAGGCGGCCCGGACCTGATCGTCTCGGGCAGTGCCTCGCTGAGCTCGACGCTGCTCGAGCATGGGCTGGCGGACGAAGTCCTGCTGGCCGTCTACCCGGTGCTGCTGGGCCGGGGCAAGCGCCTCATGGCGGAGGGAAGCCCGGCGCGCAAGCTCGAACTGCTCGCCACCCAGGCATTCCCGTCCGGCATCGTGCTCACGAGCTACAAGGCCGCCGGGCCCTTGCAGGCCGGCTAGGCAGACAGTCGGGCGGTCAGATGGAAGGCGGGGAAGGCGGCAGGCGGCCCGGTCCGGCCGGAGCGGCCGCCTGCCTTGGGGACTCTTCTTTGCCGAAACACGTATTTGCTTATTCCGGATAAGCAAATACCAAAACTGTCGTTCCGTGAATAAGCGGAGCTAGGCAAGCTGCGAAGCATCGTCAATCTCGACAGCTTGCCCGTAGCCATCATGTCCCTGCGCTCGAACCGCCGTACCACCCTGCTGTCGCTGCTCGCGGCCCTGGCCGCCGCGCCCTACACGCACGCTTGGGCCAGCGATGGTAGCAATGCCTTGTTGAACGTCTCCTACGACGTCTCGCGCGAGCTCTACAAGCAGGTCAATCCGGCCTTTGCCGCCGCCTGGAAGGCCAAGACCGGCCAGGCCCTGACGCTCAACCAGTCGCATGGCGGCTCCAGCAAGCAGATCGGGGCGGTGATAGGCGGCCTGGAGGCCGATGTGGTGACCATGAACCAGGCCACCGATGTCGACGCCCTGGCCGAGAAGGGCTACACCACGGCCGACTGGCGATCGCGCTTTCCCAACAACGCCGCGCCCTACAGCTCCACCATCCTGTTCCTGGTGCGCAAGGGCAACCCCAAGGGCATCAAGGACTGGGCCGATCTGGCCAGGCCCGGCGTGGGCGTGATCATCCCCAACCCCAAGGTCACCGGCAATGGCCGCTACAGCTATCTGGCGGCCTGGGGCAGCGTGATCGCCAAGGGCGGCAGCGAGGCGCAGGCCAAGGAGCTGGTGGGCAAGATCTTCGCCAACGTGCCGGTGCTGGACGGCGGCGGCCGCGGCGCCACCACCACCTTCACGCAGCGCAGCATCGGCGACGTGCTGCTGACCTTCGAGAGCGAGGCCGAGCTGATCGAGAACGAGTTCGGCAAGGGCTTGTTCGAGGTGGTGAACCCGAGCGTGTCGATCGACGCCGAGGCCCCGGTGGCCATCGTCGACAAGGTGGTGGCCAAGAAGGGCACGGCCGCCGTGGCCAAGGCCTATCTGGACTTTCTCTACACGCCCGAGGCCCAGGAGCTGATCGCCCGCAACAACTTCCGCCCGCGCGACGCCGCGGTCTTCAAGCGCCATGCCCAGCGCTTCGCCGACATCAAGCTGTTCGGCGTCGACCAGCTGCTGGGCGGCTGGGCCAAGGTCAACAAGGTGCACTTTGCCGATGGCGGCACCTACGACCAGATTCAAGCGGCCATCAAGCGCTGAGCCTCCACCATGAGTTCCGCCGTACTGGACGCGCCCCTGGGCGCTCCCATCAAGACCCGCAGGCCGCGCCGTGTGCTGCCCGGTTTCGGGCCCACCATGGGCTTCACGCTGTTCTATCTCTCGCTGCTGGTGCTGATCCCGCTCTCGGCGGTGTTCATCAAATCGGCCGGCCATGGCCTGGACGCCTTCTGGGCCGCGGCCACGGCGCCACGCGTGATCGCCTCCTACAAGCTCAGCTTCGGCGCCTCGCTGCTGGCCGCCTTCATCAACCTGCTGTTCGGGCTGATTCTGGCCTGGAGCCTGGTGCGCTATGAGTTCCCCGGCAAGAAGATCGTCGACGCCCTCATCGACCTGCCCTTCGCCCTGCCCACCGCGGTGGCCGGCATCGCCCTCACCGCGCTCTATGCCGGCAATGGCTGGCTGGGCCGGCTGCTGGAGCCCTGGGGCGTGAAGGTGGCGTTCACGCCGCTGGGCATCCTGGTGGCGCTGATCTTCATCGGCCTGCCCTTCATCGTGCGCACCGTGCAGCCGGTGCTGGAGGACATGGAGACCGAGCTGGAAGAGGCCGCGGCCTCGCTGGGTGCGCACCGCTGGCAGACCTTCCGCCTGGTGGTGCTGCCCACCCTCACGCCGGCCCTGCTGACCGGTTTTGCGCTGGCCTTTGCGCGCGCGGTGGGCGAATACGGCTCGGTGATCTTCATCGCCGGCAACCTGCCGATGGTGAGCGAGATCACGCCGCTGATGATCATCTCCAAGCTGGAGCAATACGACTACGTGGGCGCCACCGCGATTGCCGCGGTGATGCTGGTGTTCAGCTTCGCGCTGCTGCTGCTCATCAACGGCCTGCAGGCCTGGAGTTCGCGCCGCAATGGCGAAGGGGCGCGCAAATGAGCGGCGCCGCATCTACCTTCTCCCTGGGCGTGCCGCAAGCCGGCAGCGGCGGCCGCTACCAGCGCAACCCCGCCACGCGCGAGGCGCCCTGGGTGCGCTTCACCCTGCTGACCCTGGGCCTGGCCTTCTTCGCGCTCTTCCTCGTCATGCCCCTGGTGGCGGTGTTCCACGAGGCGCTGCGCAAGGGCTGGGAGCTCTACTTCGCCTCGCTGGTGGAGGCCGATGCGGTCTCGGCCATCAAGCTGACCCTGATCGCCGCCCTGGTCTCGGTGCCGCTGAACCTGGTGTTCGGCGTGAGCGCGGCCTGGGCGATTGCCAAGCACGACTTCCGCGGCAAGCAGCTGCTCATCACCCTGATCGACCTGCCCTTCTCGGTCTCGCCGGTGGTGGCGGGCCTGGTCTATGTGCTGCTGTTCGGCGCCCAGGGCTGGTTCGGCCCCTGGCTGCAGGCGCATGACCTGAAGATCATCTTCGCCGTGCCCGGCATCGTGCTGGCCACCGTGTTCGTGACCTTCCCCTTCGTGGCGCGCGAGCTGATCCCGCTGATGCAGGCCCAGGGCCGCGACGAAGAAGAGGCCGCCACCGTGCTGGGCGCCAGCGGCTGGAAGACCTTCTGGCTGGTGACCCTGCCCAACGTGAAGTGGGGCCTGCTCTATGGCGTGATCCTGTGCAATGCGCGCGCCATGGGCGAGTTCGGCGCGGTCTCGGTGGTCTCGGGCCATATCCGCGGCCAGACCAACACCCTGCCCCTGCATGTGGAGATCCTCTACAACGAGTACCAGTTCGCCGCCGCCTTCGCGGTGGCCTCGCTGCTGGCCCTGCTGGCCCTGGTGACCCTCGTTCTCAAACAGTTCGTCGAGTGGAACGCCCACCGCACCCTGAAAGAAGCAACGCCATGAGTATTCAGGTCAGAAACATCCACAAGTCCTTCGGCGCCTTCACCGCGCTGGGCGACGTGAGCCTCGACTTCCCCACCGGCGAGCTGGTGGCCCTGCTGGGCCCCTCGGGCTGCGGCAAGACCACGCTCTTGCGCATCATCGCCGGCCTGGAGACGGCCGACCGGGGTCAGGTCTTGCTGGAGGGTGAGGACGCCAGCGACACCCATGTGCGCGAGCGCCAGGTGGGCTTCGTGTTCCAGCATTACGCGCTGTTCCGCCACATGACGGTGTTCGACAACGTCGCCTTCGGCCTGCGCGTGAAGCCACGCAAGCAGCGCCCCAGCGAGAGCGAGATCAGGAAGAAGGTGCACGAGCTGCTGAGCCTGGTGCAGCTGGACTGGCTGGCCGACCGCTACCCGCCCCAGCTCAGCGGCGGCCAGCGCCAGCGCATCGCCCTGGCGCGCGCGCTGGCGGTGGAGCCGCGCGTGCTGCTGCTGGACGAGCCCTTCGGTGCGCTCGACG
This portion of the Paucibacter sediminis genome encodes:
- a CDS encoding sulfate ABC transporter substrate-binding protein; amino-acid sequence: MSLRSNRRTTLLSLLAALAAAPYTHAWASDGSNALLNVSYDVSRELYKQVNPAFAAAWKAKTGQALTLNQSHGGSSKQIGAVIGGLEADVVTMNQATDVDALAEKGYTTADWRSRFPNNAAPYSSTILFLVRKGNPKGIKDWADLARPGVGVIIPNPKVTGNGRYSYLAAWGSVIAKGGSEAQAKELVGKIFANVPVLDGGGRGATTTFTQRSIGDVLLTFESEAELIENEFGKGLFEVVNPSVSIDAEAPVAIVDKVVAKKGTAAVAKAYLDFLYTPEAQELIARNNFRPRDAAVFKRHAQRFADIKLFGVDQLLGGWAKVNKVHFADGGTYDQIQAAIKR
- a CDS encoding dihydrofolate reductase family protein yields the protein MRKLKIIEHISLDSVIQHSADDGDGFPYSDWTAPYRSPAGRDAMLAAYGQRFDLLLGRRTYDIWSGFWPQAPSSPMADGLNAATKFVATHRPESLAWGPFEALGPDIVDGVRRIKAQGGPDLIVSGSASLSSTLLEHGLADEVLLAVYPVLLGRGKRLMAEGSPARKLELLATQAFPSGIVLTSYKAAGPLQAG
- a CDS encoding YciI family protein codes for the protein MAKYLISFPSKAMVVPEGELEAVGRAARAVIDEAKAAGVYVFAGGIDEAVPPALVAADGRVAAGGYPWAPTLDGGFTVLELLSREQAVAWAARIAKACRCDQELRVFGFDPRS
- a CDS encoding VOC family protein, yielding MINQVFLTLPVADLQRSVAFFKALGFAHNPQFSDDTAACMVINDTLSVMLGTHAKFREFTPKAVCDTSQAVEVLISLSCDSRERVDELVSKALAAGGTTYDKPEDFGFMYTHSFLDLDGHGWGLLHMSAQPAP
- a CDS encoding VOC family protein, with product MFDHVVFGVSDYAAARDFFIKALEPLGVAVVSEGPLGVELCRPNSQSSLCIRRVEEKATHLHLAFTAENRKQVQDFYRAALEAGGKDNGAPGLRPQYHANYYAAFVTGPDGHNIEAVCHEPEA
- the cysW gene encoding sulfate ABC transporter permease subunit CysW — its product is MSGAASTFSLGVPQAGSGGRYQRNPATREAPWVRFTLLTLGLAFFALFLVMPLVAVFHEALRKGWELYFASLVEADAVSAIKLTLIAALVSVPLNLVFGVSAAWAIAKHDFRGKQLLITLIDLPFSVSPVVAGLVYVLLFGAQGWFGPWLQAHDLKIIFAVPGIVLATVFVTFPFVARELIPLMQAQGRDEEEAATVLGASGWKTFWLVTLPNVKWGLLYGVILCNARAMGEFGAVSVVSGHIRGQTNTLPLHVEILYNEYQFAAAFAVASLLALLALVTLVLKQFVEWNAHRTLKEATP
- a CDS encoding dihydrofolate reductase family protein, which produces MKTQFYTASSLDGFIATEDDSLDWLFPLGDINETSYPAFIAEVGALAMGSATYEWMLRHAQTVAAETGSAWPYTQPTWVFSSRTLPSIPGATLHFVRGNVRPVHSAMRAAAGDKNIWIVGGGDLAGQFHDAGLLDEVIVQIGSVTLGQGKPLFPRRLTSPPLRLDSVRQIGTGFAELRYLVPKGPAASAA
- the cysT gene encoding sulfate ABC transporter permease subunit CysT — its product is MSSAVLDAPLGAPIKTRRPRRVLPGFGPTMGFTLFYLSLLVLIPLSAVFIKSAGHGLDAFWAAATAPRVIASYKLSFGASLLAAFINLLFGLILAWSLVRYEFPGKKIVDALIDLPFALPTAVAGIALTALYAGNGWLGRLLEPWGVKVAFTPLGILVALIFIGLPFIVRTVQPVLEDMETELEEAAASLGAHRWQTFRLVVLPTLTPALLTGFALAFARAVGEYGSVIFIAGNLPMVSEITPLMIISKLEQYDYVGATAIAAVMLVFSFALLLLINGLQAWSSRRNGEGARK